From Fimbriimonadaceae bacterium, the proteins below share one genomic window:
- a CDS encoding hemolysin family protein, whose amino-acid sequence MEGWGLKALGSCLLVLGAAFFVAAEYSLLGARKSRVDSLARKGSGSAKVLSDALTDLAPYIASIQIAITMLGIAVGSMTEPFVTDLLTNWLGAVDRRISFTLSFIAVTYVLVVLGELVPKYLALRVPERLALFVIRPLHLFTKLAMPLVWLVQSSGSGVLKLMRIDPKEEGSDALPKDELLLLIRAGGAQGVLEKVHADLISRALKLDTLCAGDLMIHRLDIEWIDVATPPSELLEAMSHIRHTRVPVCRGDIDEVVGILYLHDVVRAAFREDVTLQDLVREAVVIPENLPMDRMIQTMREAKIQMLLVVDEYGGTSGLVTLEDLVEEVFGELEDRLESERPPIERHPGGRISARAGVRFDELVDYLGLSFDEEPTTDTLATLMVDSLGHMPKLGDSIETPLGTLRVENMARRRITRVSIHLLRQFQEAAPETR is encoded by the coding sequence GTGGAGGGATGGGGCCTCAAAGCGCTCGGCAGTTGCCTGCTTGTCCTCGGGGCGGCCTTCTTTGTGGCGGCCGAATACTCGCTCCTCGGCGCGCGCAAGAGCCGCGTCGATTCGCTGGCCCGAAAGGGCAGCGGATCCGCCAAGGTCCTCTCAGACGCCCTGACGGACCTCGCTCCGTACATTGCCTCGATCCAGATCGCGATCACGATGCTCGGAATCGCCGTGGGGTCGATGACCGAGCCGTTCGTGACCGACCTGTTGACCAACTGGCTCGGAGCTGTGGATCGGCGGATCAGTTTCACGCTCTCGTTCATCGCCGTCACCTACGTGCTCGTGGTCCTGGGCGAACTCGTTCCCAAGTACCTCGCGCTGCGCGTTCCCGAGCGGCTCGCGCTGTTCGTGATCCGTCCGCTGCACCTGTTCACCAAGCTGGCGATGCCCCTGGTCTGGCTTGTCCAAAGCTCCGGCTCCGGGGTTCTCAAACTGATGCGCATCGATCCGAAGGAGGAGGGGAGCGACGCCCTGCCCAAGGACGAGCTGCTCCTGCTCATCCGGGCGGGAGGCGCCCAAGGCGTTCTCGAGAAGGTGCACGCGGATCTCATTTCGCGCGCGCTGAAACTCGATACCCTGTGCGCGGGCGATCTGATGATCCACCGGCTCGACATCGAGTGGATCGACGTCGCGACGCCCCCGAGTGAACTGCTGGAGGCCATGAGCCACATTCGCCACACGCGCGTTCCCGTGTGCCGTGGCGATATCGACGAGGTGGTTGGAATTCTCTACCTTCACGACGTGGTTCGAGCCGCCTTTCGGGAGGATGTGACGCTTCAGGACCTCGTCCGAGAGGCCGTCGTCATTCCCGAAAACCTCCCGATGGACCGCATGATCCAGACCATGCGGGAAGCGAAGATCCAGATGCTGCTCGTAGTCGACGAGTACGGCGGGACGAGTGGCCTCGTCACGTTGGAGGATCTCGTCGAGGAGGTGTTCGGCGAACTCGAGGACCGCTTGGAGAGCGAGCGGCCCCCGATCGAACGCCACCCGGGAGGACGCATCTCCGCGCGGGCCGGCGTCCGATTCGACGAACTGGTGGATTACCTCGGGCTCTCGTTCGACGAAGAGCCCACGACCGACACGTTGGCGACCTTGATGGTGGACTCTCTCGGCCACATGCCCAAACTCGGCGATTCGATCGAGACCCCGCTCGGCACGTTGCGCGTGGAGAACATGGCCCGCAGGCGCATCACTCGGGTGTCGATTCACCTTCTGCGGCAGTTCCAGGAGGCCGCGCCGGAGACTCGTTAG
- the phoU gene encoding phosphate signaling complex protein PhoU, protein MSYRQQYDDQLQLIRSNVVRMGNLATEMVRLAVDSALAGDLELASKVIAMDDEVDRLESESLHRCVLTVVREAPVASDLRLLVSTIGVLGEIEKVADDAVKLARRATKLTGQFPGELKSALAELGTHANQSFASSLRLYAEYDAGLAREVIDADKAIDSEYKGARNRVFEMIKANPNATESLVRTIEVFHALEHVADHAVEIASRLQMHHNMSAINEVANESPARPPGTAAEGESTPE, encoded by the coding sequence ATGAGCTACCGCCAGCAGTACGACGACCAACTCCAACTCATCCGATCGAACGTCGTTCGGATGGGCAACCTCGCCACGGAGATGGTGCGCCTCGCCGTGGACTCGGCCCTCGCGGGAGACCTCGAGCTGGCGTCCAAGGTCATCGCGATGGACGACGAGGTGGACCGACTGGAGTCGGAGTCCTTGCACCGTTGCGTGCTTACCGTGGTTCGGGAGGCCCCGGTCGCGAGCGACCTGCGCCTGCTGGTCTCGACGATCGGGGTCCTTGGCGAAATCGAGAAGGTCGCAGACGACGCGGTCAAGCTCGCCCGGCGGGCGACCAAGCTCACGGGGCAGTTCCCAGGGGAGCTGAAGTCGGCGCTCGCCGAGTTGGGAACTCACGCGAACCAGTCGTTCGCCTCGTCTTTGAGGCTTTACGCCGAGTACGATGCCGGGTTGGCGCGCGAGGTGATCGACGCGGACAAGGCCATCGACTCCGAGTACAAGGGCGCCCGCAACCGGGTCTTCGAGATGATCAAGGCCAATCCCAACGCGACCGAGTCGCTCGTCCGGACGATCGAAGTGTTCCACGCGCTCGAACACGTCGCGGACCACGCGGTCGAGATCGCGTCAAGGCTGCAGATGCACCACAACATGTCGGCGATTAACGAGGTGGCTAACGAGTCTCCGGCGCGGCCTCCTGGAACTGCCGCAGAAGGTGAATCGACACCCGAGTGA
- a CDS encoding 1-acyl-sn-glycerol-3-phosphate acyltransferase — MASPDPWYWFVRNFVRVFGFQWTGGLRVEGLEHIPRTGPVIVAPNHLSHLDPPIVACSVPRKVAFMAKEELFRNPLFGRLISSLNAFPVRRGEGDTEAIRKTLERLEAGELVLVFPEGTRGDGRTLGPFNRGVGMLAKRSGAVVVPAGIAGTERKLPRGGGRPRFARTTIVFGPPLEYRTFEEADRKRARDLFADALRASVEAAARRAGLALTSDPTGTHPATSSGATSPNEPPDSAPA, encoded by the coding sequence ATGGCGAGTCCCGACCCGTGGTACTGGTTTGTGCGCAACTTCGTCCGCGTGTTCGGGTTCCAATGGACGGGGGGCTTGCGGGTCGAGGGCCTGGAGCACATTCCCCGAACCGGCCCCGTCATCGTCGCGCCCAACCACCTCAGCCACCTCGATCCGCCGATCGTCGCCTGCTCGGTTCCGAGGAAGGTGGCGTTCATGGCCAAGGAGGAGCTGTTCCGGAACCCGCTGTTCGGGCGGCTCATCAGCAGCCTGAACGCGTTTCCGGTGCGGCGCGGCGAAGGCGACACCGAGGCGATCCGCAAGACGCTGGAGCGGCTCGAGGCAGGCGAACTCGTGCTCGTGTTCCCAGAAGGCACCCGGGGCGACGGCCGCACGCTGGGGCCGTTCAACCGCGGAGTGGGCATGCTCGCCAAGCGAAGCGGAGCGGTCGTCGTTCCCGCGGGCATTGCGGGCACCGAGAGGAAACTTCCACGGGGTGGAGGGCGTCCCCGCTTCGCCCGAACCACGATCGTGTTCGGTCCCCCGCTGGAGTACCGCACGTTCGAGGAGGCGGATCGCAAGCGCGCGCGCGACCTGTTCGCGGATGCGCTCCGCGCGTCGGTCGAGGCGGCTGCGAGGCGAGCGGGGCTCGCGCTTACATCCGACCCGACAGGGACACACCCAGCGACATCGAGTGGGGCGACGTCACCCAACGAACCGCCAGACTCGGCGCCGGCTTGA
- the ftsE gene encoding cell division ATP-binding protein FtsE, with translation MSDGLRSPYIAFEAVEVEYSEFVHGLRGVTLHVERGEFVFFVGPTGAGKSTLLKLLTHEVRASRGRVLFHGRDITRLRERDVPQLRREMGIVPQDFALLPRKRVWENVAYAMRAVGATRREVRRRVPEILERVNIGHRADAFPNELSGGEQQRVAIGRALINNPSLLIADEPTGNLDPAHSWEIMELLKQLNIRGTTVLVASHDMMVVERMGKRIVTLEGGRIQHDTAFEPAPEDPTPDSRLPSPAPEDPTPDSRVPIPAPEESDLA, from the coding sequence GTGAGCGACGGATTGCGAAGCCCTTATATTGCCTTCGAGGCGGTGGAGGTCGAGTACAGCGAGTTTGTGCACGGCCTGCGCGGTGTGACGCTTCACGTCGAGCGCGGGGAGTTCGTCTTCTTCGTCGGACCGACGGGCGCCGGCAAGAGCACGTTGCTCAAGCTCCTGACCCACGAAGTGCGGGCCTCTCGGGGCCGCGTGCTGTTCCACGGGCGAGACATCACGCGCCTGCGCGAACGGGACGTCCCGCAACTCCGCCGCGAGATGGGCATCGTCCCCCAGGATTTCGCGCTGCTGCCCCGAAAGCGCGTGTGGGAGAACGTGGCCTACGCCATGCGCGCCGTGGGCGCCACGCGCCGCGAGGTGCGGCGCCGCGTCCCGGAGATTCTGGAACGGGTGAACATCGGACACCGCGCCGACGCGTTCCCCAACGAGCTGAGCGGCGGCGAACAGCAACGCGTGGCCATCGGCCGCGCGCTGATCAACAACCCCTCGCTCCTGATCGCCGACGAGCCCACCGGCAACCTGGATCCGGCGCACAGTTGGGAGATCATGGAGCTGCTCAAGCAGCTGAACATCCGCGGAACGACGGTGCTGGTCGCCAGCCACGACATGATGGTGGTCGAGCGGATGGGCAAGCGGATCGTGACCCTGGAAGGGGGCCGCATCCAACACGACACCGCATTCGAACCCGCTCCCGAGGACCCGACTCCCGATTCCCGACTCCCGTCTCCCGCTCCGGAGGACCCGACTCCCGATTCCCGAGTCCCGATTCCCGCTCCCGAGGAGTCCGACCTTGCTTGA
- a CDS encoding ABC transporter permease: MLDRIEFLVGEAFVALKRNGRMTFAAISTCAVALFLLGGLGYTYLKVSEFAEAMGNRFEMRVYLKDGTDFKQITETAATMRAIPNVKSVNWIPRDKAWELMKQKMPEYTEGLDNPLPDAFKVTVKDLNRGAEVADAIRALDTVAEKDGVVYLDDEQRMVGQFLQLVRWAGIGLGGLLFITAGVLIYNTIRLTIMSRRLEIRIMRLVGATHSTIQIPLILEGAVQGMLGGCLASFMLLGCHAGLNRSLQTMSALGKLPPFPTTFALVLLGTAGAAYGLFCSSLALREPIKFS; encoded by the coding sequence TTGCTTGACCGCATCGAGTTTCTGGTCGGCGAGGCGTTCGTGGCCTTGAAACGCAACGGCCGGATGACCTTCGCCGCGATCAGCACGTGCGCGGTGGCGCTCTTCCTCCTCGGCGGGCTCGGGTACACGTACCTCAAGGTCAGCGAGTTCGCCGAGGCCATGGGAAACCGTTTCGAGATGCGCGTCTACCTGAAGGACGGCACCGACTTCAAACAGATCACCGAAACCGCGGCGACGATGCGCGCGATTCCCAACGTCAAATCAGTGAACTGGATCCCGCGCGACAAGGCGTGGGAGCTGATGAAGCAGAAGATGCCGGAGTACACGGAGGGTCTGGACAACCCCCTTCCGGACGCGTTCAAAGTCACCGTCAAGGACCTCAACCGGGGCGCCGAGGTCGCCGACGCGATCCGCGCGCTGGACACCGTGGCGGAGAAGGACGGCGTGGTCTACCTCGACGACGAGCAGCGCATGGTGGGCCAGTTCCTCCAGCTCGTGCGATGGGCGGGAATCGGACTCGGAGGGCTGCTGTTCATCACGGCGGGCGTGCTGATCTACAACACGATCCGGCTCACGATCATGTCACGCCGGCTTGAAATCCGTATCATGCGTCTTGTGGGAGCCACGCACTCGACCATCCAGATTCCGCTGATCCTGGAAGGCGCCGTCCAAGGCATGCTCGGAGGATGCCTCGCCAGCTTCATGCTGCTCGGGTGCCATGCCGGGCTCAACCGATCGCTGCAAACGATGTCCGCCCTGGGCAAGCTGCCCCCCTTCCCAACGACGTTCGCCCTGGTGCTGCTCGGCACGGCCGGCGCCGCGTACGGGCTGTTCTGCTCGTCTCTGGCTTTGAGGGAGCCGATCAAGTTCTCATGA
- a CDS encoding peptidoglycan DD-metalloendopeptidase family protein — translation MRIRVVVAAALVLVLGPGFGQQAKVNNLKSDLKSVRGKRESIKRQLDSTRAQVRSVRVDLREIDQQLGTLENKLNDTTARLSDSRSEQTRLARELEEASAQLEVQREQLRHRLRTIYMRGDASFISALAGVDSVGELASRKYLLERIASKDRSLFNGIVELRQGISKRKARADELVVRIDKLAREQQAQQAFVQQVRDEKNANLRDLRGKQSDLEKLIAQLDAEERSIAAQIAAYQSSSGSANLPKYAGRMIKPVNAPITSKFGMRFHPILKVNRLHAGIDFGTKSGTPIRAAAPGVVIAAQYNRSYGNMVVIDHGGGISTLYGHCSSIGVLAGQKVQQGQVIAAVGSTGLSTAPHLHFEVRVGGKPVNPLSYL, via the coding sequence ATGAGAATCCGTGTCGTGGTGGCGGCGGCCCTGGTCTTGGTCCTCGGACCTGGATTCGGGCAGCAAGCCAAAGTCAACAACCTGAAGAGCGATCTCAAATCGGTGCGGGGGAAGCGCGAGTCGATCAAACGCCAACTCGACTCCACGCGCGCGCAGGTTCGCTCCGTGCGCGTGGACCTTCGCGAGATCGACCAGCAGCTTGGCACTCTCGAAAACAAGCTCAACGACACCACGGCGCGTCTGAGCGACAGCCGCTCCGAACAGACCCGCCTCGCACGCGAACTCGAAGAGGCGTCCGCCCAACTGGAAGTCCAGCGCGAGCAGCTCCGCCACCGACTGCGCACCATCTACATGCGCGGCGACGCGTCCTTCATCAGCGCGCTCGCGGGGGTCGATTCGGTGGGGGAGCTTGCCTCGCGCAAATACCTTCTCGAGCGGATCGCGTCGAAGGACCGCTCCCTCTTCAACGGGATCGTCGAACTTCGCCAGGGGATCTCCAAGCGCAAAGCCCGCGCGGACGAGTTGGTGGTCCGCATCGACAAGCTCGCTCGCGAACAGCAAGCCCAACAGGCGTTCGTCCAGCAGGTCCGGGACGAGAAAAACGCCAATCTGCGCGACCTGCGCGGCAAGCAATCGGATCTCGAGAAGCTCATCGCCCAGCTCGACGCCGAGGAGCGCTCGATCGCCGCCCAAATCGCGGCGTACCAATCCAGTTCGGGATCCGCGAACCTGCCCAAGTACGCCGGGCGGATGATCAAGCCGGTCAACGCCCCCATCACCTCGAAGTTCGGGATGCGCTTCCACCCGATCCTCAAGGTGAACCGCCTTCACGCAGGCATCGACTTTGGAACCAAGAGCGGGACCCCCATCCGGGCGGCGGCACCGGGCGTGGTGATCGCCGCCCAGTACAACCGGAGTTACGGCAACATGGTCGTCATCGACCACGGAGGCGGGATCTCAACCCTTTACGGCCACTGCTCCTCGATCGGGGTGCTGGCGGGCCAGAAGGTCCAGCAAGGCCAAGTCATCGCGGCAGTTGGATCCACCGGCCTTTCCACCGCGCCGCACCTCCACTTCGAGGTGCGCGTCGGCGGCAAGCCCGTGAATCCGCTCTCGTACCTCTAG